The DNA region GCTTGGCAAACCCCACGCCCCCACGCTGGCTCTGGGCATCCCTTCCGGCCTCTGGCCCTCCCAGCAGGACCCCCGtggccccctccccacttccctatCTCTCCTACCCACCTTGCCAGAGCCAGCAGCCTCggacttccccctccccaccaacccaAATCCCTTTCCTGATAAGGGGCTGGGCCTTGGGGAGAGGGAGCCTGTTGGTGCCCGGCGTCTGGCTGGTGGGTGGGCATCATTCTGAGCCTTTGAGTACTCCCCATCACCCCCCGCCAAGACCCCAAAGTTGGGCAAACGAGTCCAACCACAAGAGGCTGGCTGTTGGGAACGAGGCCCCAGGATAATTTTTAGAATCATAGATTCTGAGACTCATGGGCTTAGGCGTCACCCAGTTTCTGCCAGGGTCCTGCTTTGCCCCCAGATGCCCTGGTGTGTGAGAGAGACTGAGGGAGGCTCTCCTTTCTGGCCTCAGTGCTCCAGTCCCGAAACAGGAAGGTCAGAACAAATGATCTCTGACCCCTGAGGATTCCTATAGAGTGGACAGAAAGACCCCAGGGCTGCCCATCCCTGCCCCGTGTCGGCTTCAGcgaacaggctcagtagctaaGAACACGGGCTCCAGAGGCCAGACACCAGGGTCCAAGTCCCAGACCCAGCACTGGCCAagtgtgtgacctcaggcaacgTAGCTAATTGctgcctgcctcagtttccctgtctgcaaAGCTGGGGATGGTCACGCTGCCTACTTGAAGGGTCACAGAGGGGATCAAGAGAGAGAATCTGGGTGAgatacttagcacagtgtctggcccatGGAACAGGCCCAGGAAATGTCTGCCATTGTTATTTGAAAACTGGGGCACTCGGGAGGGTGTGGCCTGGCGCCTGCGTCTCATCCATGTGACCTCCGCGTGCAGCCCTGTGCCCTGAGGACAACCGCCCGTGACATGCGGAGAGCACGCCACCCTTCACTCCAGGGCTCTCACACTCTCTCTGACCCTGGCAATCTTCTGAGGGAAGGAGAGcagcaaagaagaaaacagagtggaagctcagagaggctcagCAAGtggcccaaagccacacagctaagtGAGGGGCAGAGGCAGCCCCAGTCCTTGAGTGGGAGGACAGGATGGGATAGGGACTCCCGTGGTGACATCTGCTGAGCTCCTACTGGATGTCCAGTCCTGAACCAGCTGCCACAGAGGGAAGTGAGGAGCATGGGAGAGTCACCCTGCCTTCAAGGGGGCCCAGtctggaaggggagagaaaaaacatACACAAGTAATGGAATGCAAGGCAAGTTGCAGGCAtccgggcgggcgggggctgcggCATCCCTCCGGGGAACAGGCTGGGAGATGCTGCTTTGTCTTGGGGCTTGATTTGCAAAGCAAAGGTTCTGCTTCTGTTTGGAGGGTGAAATCAGCATTAGGGGAGTCTCAGAGGGCCTGATAGAGCCCCTCTGGTGCTCCCAGGAGAATCCTTCAGAAAGGAGGTGAGATGCTCTGCTCTGGGAAGTGCAGGGTGGTCCCTGAGGTCTGTGGTGCCTATTTCTGTGGTTCTGGGGTCTGTCACGTGAGGTATCTGGGGGTCCTGGATGTTGTGGTTTCCAAGACTACGCAGTCCAGGGCCCCCATCGTGAATCCATCCATATGCAAAATGGGCTGTGACGTGTCCCTTCTAGGCAGCCAGGCACTGTCCAGGATAGGGGCTTTGTACTGCCGGGTGACGTGGTGGGGGAAGGGTGCCTCAGCCGTAAGAGGCCTAGTGACAGTGGAAACCTTTTGAGGCTGAGAAACTCAAGGCTGTTGGCCCTGACACTGGGGCGCCTGGGCCTTATGCAGCCAACCCAAAGCAGACAGGGATGAGTGCAAGGTCACTGGCCTTGGGGGTGATGTCTCCATCCTCCCTTCTCAGAGATCAGTGCTCATAGGAATGGGGAGATGGCTTGAGTAGGTCTAGCCACCAGGAAGTCTGTGTAAGCAAAGCTAGTGGCTCCTGGAAAACACGCCCTGCCTCTCAGCCTCCCTAGGGCCCCCTGCACCAGAGCTGGGCCAAATGCTGGTCTGGGGCGCCCTCTGGTGGTCCTTCCGGGCAGTGGCAGAAGCAGCTGAGGGTTTAAGGGTGAGTGGTCAGAGCTGGAGGACGTTAGAGTGGACCACCTCTCCCACTGCAAAGATGGaaacactgaggcccagggaagggggAATGGAGCAACATGCCCAGGATCATTCAGCAATTTAGTGGTCAAGCCAAGAACAGAACCCAGGCCTCCCTCTGTAGCCGTGGCTGCCCTTGGTGGGTCTCAAGGCATCCCTACTAGGGGAGGGAAGGTTGAGTGTCCAGGAGGCTGACTCCCCAGTAACTGTGGACAGCTGGATGGAAGGCGGCTGAGCAGCTGTATCATGAGGCATGCAACACTTCCCTTCCCTGGCCTTAGGGTCCTCACCTCTAAACCCGGGGCCATTGTATTGGCAAGGAGACTGGGGTCCCATTCATACACACTAGTAGTGAGGCTGTAACAAGCCAACCTTCCAGAAAATCCTAAAATGAGCCTTGCTACAGTGAGTATTgcatttaatggtgaaagactgggTGCTTTCCCCCTGAGATCAAGAACAAGAGAAGAACGTacactctcaccatttctgtccaacattgtactggaggttccaGCCAGGGCactaaggcaagaaaagaaaggcatccagattgcaaaggaagaagtaaaactatttgtAGATGACTAATGTATATACAAAATTCTGAAGAGTCCAccaaaaaatattagaactaataaacgatTCCTACAAGGTTGTGGGATACAAGctgaatatacaaaaatcaattgcatctCTATGCATTTGCAATGAACACTTCAAAAACgtaattaagggcttccctggtggcacaatggttaagaatccgcctgccaatgcaggggacatgggttcgagccctggtccaggaagatcccacatgctgtggagcaactaaacccatgcgccacaactactgagcctgcactctagagcccgtgagccacaactactgagcctacgtgccacgactactgaagcccgcacgccgagagcccgtactctgcaacaagagaagccaccgcaatgagaagccaccgcaatgagaagcccacgcaccacaatgaagagtagcctccgctcgccgcaactagagaaaaagcacacacgcagcaacgaagacccaacgcagccaaataaataaataaataaagcctcaCATTTACagttaattgattttcaacaaaagttccaagataattcaatggggaaaggacagtcttttcaacaaatggtgctgggacaattggttacccacatgcaaaagaaggaagcTGGACACCTTCCTCACACCCCAcacaaaaattcactcaaaatgaaTCTTAGACCCAAatgtaaaagttaaaactatgaaactgttagaagaaaacacaggcataaATATTCACGCCCTAGGATTAGGCAACAGTtccttaaatatgacaccaaaagcacagcaacaaaagaaaaaacctggacttccctggtggcgcagtggttaagaatccgcctgccaatgcaggggacacgggttcgagccctggtccgggaagatcccacatgccgcggagcaactaagtccatgtgccacaactactaagcctgtgctctagagcttgtgagccacaactactgagtccacgtgccacaattactgaagtccatacacctagagcccgtgctccgcaacaaaagaagccaccacaatgagaagcccgcacacgaaaatgaagagtggcccctgctcgccacaactagagaaagcccacgcggaACAACGTAGGCCCCAcatagccaataaataaataaataaaaatttacaaaaaaaaatagataaattggacatcatgaaaatcaaaaacttttgtgctgcaaagaacatcattaataaagtaaaaaaaacaacccatagaatgggagaaaatatttgcaattcatatatttgataaggaatTGTAAccagattatataaagaactcttacaactcaataataaaagacaaatacactaattttaaaaatgggcaaatgatctAAGTAGACACtgatccaaagaagatatacaaatggcccatAAGCTCATGAAAGATGCTGaatatcattagccatcagggaaatgccaattaaacccacaagataccacttcacaaccACTAGGtttcctattaaaaaaacaacaacaacagataataacaagtgttgacaaggatgtggagaaatcagaaccctcacaCACTACTGGTAGGAatttaaaatgatgcagccactttggaaaaccgtctggcagttcctcaaaaggttaaacagaattagcatatgacccagcaatcccatgcCTAGGAGATATatatcaaagagaaatgaaaacatacatttgCACAAAAACTTACATGAACGTTCACATTCATAAAAgctaaaagcagaaacaacccaaatgtccacagactgatgaatagataaacaaagtgtggtttaatcatgcaatggaatattattcagcgataaaaaggaataaagtactgaggcatgctatgacatggataaatcttgaaaacattaagctaaTGGAAAGTCAGTCACAAAAGTCACACACTGTTtgacttcatttatatgaaatgtccagaataaacaaatccatagagacagaaagaagatagcccttttttaaaaaatatatatatatttatttatttttttatggctgcgttgggtcttcattgctacgcatgggctttctctagttgcagcgagcggggtctactcttcgttgcggtgtgcaggcttctcattgcggtggcttctcttgctgcagggcacaggctctaggtgcacgggcttcagtagttgtggctcgcaggctctagagcacaggctcaatagttgacgctcacgggcttacttgctccatggtatgtgggatcttcccggaccagggcttgaacccatgtcccctgcattggcaggtggattcttaaccattgctccACCGAGGAAGTCCCAAGATTGTCttttatagggaattccctggcagtccagtggttaggactctgtgctttcagtgctgagggctcgggttcaatccctggtcggggaattaagatcccacaaaccgcaTGGCatgaccaaaacaaacaaagaaaaaaaaaaaaaaaggagaagaagacagTCCTTTATagcagtggttgcctagggctggaagAGAGGATTGGGGAAAATGGGCTTGGGGTTCTTtatgggatgatgaaaatattctaaaattgattgtggtgatggttgcacaactcagAATATACGAAAAAACaatgaattgtatgctttaaatgggtgaattatatggtatgtggaTCATTTCTCAAAAAAGAGCCTGTTCTTTGGACCCGAGACTCCACTTCTAGAAATTCCTTCTAGGAATCATTCAAGTACATGAAAACATATGCATAAAGCTTTCCATCACAGTATTGTATGTAATGGCAAAAGTGTGagaataacctaagtgtccatcagtaggggAATGAGTCGGTTATATTCATCCCTGGGACGGAACAATGgactctttaaaaatgagaatcacATGGACAAGGTCCAAGAGACACTgccaagtttttttgttttttgggttttttttttaaagcaagttacAAAAATAAACCTGTGGATTAGAGGGACATAAAAGAGaggttttttaaaagacaaaattatagcATCTAGGGATGCACACTTGAGTGATAACGAGCCAGAAAGTGATTATCTTAAAAATCCAGATAATGGAAACTTTTGTGGGGAGGTAGGGAGTGTGACTAAGATGGGGCACACTGACGGCTTCTGGGGGGGGGCTGGCAGAGTTCTTCACCTGGGCAGTGGGTCCAAGGGTGTTTGCCTTATAATATGTCGAGCTGAGCAATCATTTTACGTGGTCTTTCTGtatgtgtcatattttacaataaaaagattttaaaaataaagtatactcattccaatttttttaaaagcaagtatCAAAGGATTCCATTCTCCAAAACAGtctatatctatatgtgtatacacagaaAAACACTTGGAAGTTTGAAATTTGGGGTGctcttaatttgtatttttctaattttctatttttttctgcagTGAACAAGAATTACTTtcacaaccagaaaaaaataaagctctttGCTGTGTCTTGGGCATACCCTTGGAGCTCTGGCATCGTGTGAGCAGAAAGGTAGATTGTGATGGCCTTGGAGCAGCTGGGAGATGGCACAGGGATCTGTGCAGGAGAAGACCAGGGTTCATTGCCTGCTCAGTGCCCAGGCCTAGCCAAGACCCCAAGGCCCAGCCGGGAGACTCGGCCCGCTTCGGGCTGCTGGCGGCAGCTGCTGCACAGCCGTCCCGCTGGCCTCGTGCTCCAAAGATGCTGGGAACGCAGTTTGACCTGGCGAGCTCGATGGAGGTCACTCTGCTCCCATCTGTCCAAGTCTCCTATCCTGGGCCGAGAACGAGAAGCCCAGGTGGAGGGCAGGCGAGGCAGGGGTGAGGCGGGGGGCAGCTTCTCACCCTGGCTGGCTTTGCTACCACCAGCAAAAACCGCATAATAATAGCTAAATGAGCACTTTCTACATGCCGGGCACTCACGCTAGGTGGGTTTTGTGGTTCGTTTTATTGAGTCCTCTGAATGACCTGAAGGATGTGGGGGAATCATCATCTTCATATTACAGGTGGGCAAAGTGAGGTCGGGGAGGCCCCTGGAGCAGTCACTATCTCTGAGGCTGGATTCAGACAGACCCCTCGCGTGCAGGGCCTCAGTGACTCCTCGCAGGAACCCTGGGAGGGGGCTGCCCTCATTTGGCAGAGGAGGACGCTGAAGCTGAGGGAGGTGGTCAGCTCCCCACGCCCCACAGCAACTGCAGCAGGGCCAGGCGGCCTCTTCCAGCTTTGAGGGGCGGTGGGCGTGTTCCCACCCCTGCGGACTGGCTCCTAGTCAAGCTAGTGATTGTACTATAACCTCAGGAGTGTACGTGACAGCGGCCAAAGTGCTCTCAGAGACACCCTCTCATTTGCTGCTTTCAGCAGGCCTGTAAATCTTCCGTCCGACTGTATTTCCCCCCATTTTAAAGtctggaggcccagagagttgAGTGACAGGCCGAGGGGGCCCGGGGCTTCCATCCTGCCCTGCATGGGGCAGCTGGCGTGGGAGCCCGCGGAGGCAGTATGGCCAGCCCCTTTCCTGCTGCGGGGAGACAAGAGAGCAGCTCTCCAGAGGAGCTGGGCCCCCTCCTGGCCGAGCTCCCCAGCCACAGCGTGTGCCTTCCCAGCAGGAGAAAGGACACCCAATGACAGAGCCAAGGGCGAAGTGCCTGGGACAGCCGCCAGGTCTCATGGGATCCAGAACCCTCCGTGGCCTCAGCCCAAGATCGTCCCCTGCACCTCCATCAGTCAACAGTCAGCCAGCTCACGTCGGGGGGTTCACACCACCTACAGAGGCCAGGCCACCGCCAACAAGAGGGGCCGCTTCTCGAGTGCCCACCACTTGCTTGCTGGGCACCGACTGCGCTAACCACCAAAGCCGCACCACACTTTCAGGAAAGgcaatggaggctcagagaggttgagtgac from Tursiops truncatus isolate mTurTru1 chromosome 15, mTurTru1.mat.Y, whole genome shotgun sequence includes:
- the LOC117308294 gene encoding LOW QUALITY PROTEIN: uncharacterized protein C20orf203 (The sequence of the model RefSeq protein was modified relative to this genomic sequence to represent the inferred CDS: deleted 4 bases in 3 codons) — its product is MPTHQPDAGHQQAPSPQGPAPYQERIWVGGEGEVRGCWLGKVGRRDREVGRGPRGSCWEGQRPEGMPRASVGAWGLPSAVLAGGPATWFQGCFCLPSLPAHLISKQQPLPDSSQSLFN